The following proteins come from a genomic window of Spea bombifrons isolate aSpeBom1 chromosome 10, aSpeBom1.2.pri, whole genome shotgun sequence:
- the LOC128467616 gene encoding acrosin-like — MKLYVIFIIIWAFLGTSESSDYRVCGDRPLVEDFRGSRVVGGKDAEPGNWPWIVSIQEYRDDEYSHVCGGFVLSNLWVLTAAHCFRDVGDEYYGWRLVFGANQLSDMGAHVQIRIIKEKIEHETYDPHTKRDDIALLRLNQSIKFDDYTQPACLPAKHAIVDKLDDCYVAGWGVLKEGSSETSDVLQEAPVNLIPVDRCNRPTWYNGAVGDYNLCAGYEQGGIDSCQGDSGGPLMCKKSKAKFYTVVGITSWGSGCAQEKSPGVYSATQYYLEWISKHLSKNKNPESETMKKRAEKQIAPTVAEKISRVCGDRPLAEDFRGSRVHPGVQGR, encoded by the exons ATGAAGTTATATgtgatttttataattatttgggCTTTCCTAGGAACATCTGAGAGCTCTGACTATAGAG tCTGTGGCGACAGACCCCTAGTGGAGGATTTCCGTGGCTCCCGCGTGGTGGGAGGAAAGGATGCGGAGCCTGGTAACTGGCCCTGGATAGTCAGCATCCAGGAGTACAGGGACGATGAGTATTCCCACGTATGCGGAGGTTTCGTCCTTAGTAATTTATGGGTTCTGACAGCTGCCCATTGTTTCCGGGATGTTGGCGA TGAATATTATGGCTGGAGACTCGTGTTTGGGGCAAACCAACTCTCAGACATGGGGGCACATGTTCAGATCAGAATCATAAAAGAGAAGATCGAACATGAGACGTACGACCCGCATACTAAGCGTGATGACATCGCCTTGCTCCGGCTCAATCAATCCATCAAATTTGATGACTACACTCAGCCTGCCTGCCTTCCTGCCAAACACGCCATTGTGGACAAACTGGATGACTGCTACGTCGCTGGCTGGGGTGTCCTCAAAGAAGGAT cctCAGAAACATCAGATGTCCTTCAAGAAGCCCCAGTGAATTTAATTCCAGTTGACCGTTGCAACCGCCCAACCTGGTACAACGGAGCAGTGGGTGACTACAACCTGTGCGCTGGATATGAGCAGGGAGGCATCGATAGTTGCCAG GGTGACAGTGGAGGACCTTTAATGTGCAAAAAGAGCAAAGCTAAGTTCTATACTGTGGTCGGCATAACCAGCTGGGGCTCCGGCTGTGCCCAGGAGAAAAGCCCTGGAGTTTACTCCGCCACCCAGTATTATCTCGAGTGGATTTCTAAACATCTTTCTAAGAACAAGAACCCTGAATCCGAGACCATGAAAAAGAGGGCCGAGAAACAAATCGCTCCAACTGTAGCTGAAAAAATCAGCAGAGTCTGTGGAGACAGACCCCTAGCGGAGGATTTCCGTGGCTCCCGCGTG CATCCAGGAGTACAGGGACGATGA